One Bosea sp. 124 genomic window, TCCGGCCAATCCCGGGACCGGCGTGGCCCCTTCAGGCGCTTGCGGCTGTGCCATCGTGCTTGCCGCCTTAGCGCTGCGCCGCGGTCGCCATCTTGATCGCGAAGCCGCCGAGCATCGTGCCCATCAGCCAGCGCTGGGCCAGGGACCAGGCAGGCCTCTCGCGCAGGAACACCGCGATCGCGCCAGCCGCGCAGGCGATCATCGCGTTCACGGTGACGCTGATCGCGATCTGGACCGAGCCGAGCGCCAGCGACTGGCCGAGCACGCCGCCTGCCGCCGGGTCGATGAACTGCGGCAACAGCGCCAGATAGAGCATGGCGATCTTGGGGTTGAGCATGCTGGTCAGGAAGCCCATGGCAAACAGCTTGCGCGGGCGATCGAAGGGCAGGTTGCGAACCTGGAAGGGCGAGCTGCCGCCCGGCCGCACCGCCTGCCAGGCGAGCCAGAAGAGATAGAGCGCGCCGCCGATGCGCAGTGCGTCATAGGCATAAGGCACCGCGAAGAGCAGCGCCGTGATGCCGAAGGCGGCGCTCAGCATGTAGACGACGAAGCCGAGCGCAACGCCGCCGAGGGAGATCAGCCCGGCCACGCGCCCCTGCGCGATCGAGCGCGAGATCAGATAGAGCATGTTGGGACCGGGCGTGATCACCATGCCGAGGCAGATCAGTGCGAAAGCGGCAAGCTGGGTGATGTCGGGCATGGCGCGGCTCCTGAACGTTCCCCGCTTCGCAGATGGCGCGGCAAGGCACAATCGCCGCGCAGGCATAGCGGGTCTCCGCGCCGCGCCTGCGCCGCCTCCCGCAAGGGAACCGTGCGCTGTCAGGGCGGTTGTCTGTCCTGAGCCGGGGTCCGGGGTCGGGGGGATTTTCGATGACGCTGTTCAGCCGCATTCTCTACACGGTGATCGCCTTCACGCTGCTCGCCGCAGCGATCCTGCTGATCGGCGTCGCCGTCTGGCGCACCGCGACAGGCTACTGGACCGGCGACAACGCGCTGGAGACGATGCTGGACGGCATCGGCCTGATCATCATCGCGGTCGCCGTCGCCGATGTCGGCAAGTTCCTGTTCGAGGAGGAGGTCGTCGCCGATCGCGAGTTGCGGCGCCCGGCCGAGGCGCGCGGCTCGCTGACCAAGTTCATGACGATCATGATCGTCGCGCTGAGCCTGGAATCGCTCGTGCTGATCGCCAAGACCTCGCGCGAGACGATGGGGAACATCATCTATCCCGGCTTGCTGATGTTCCTCGCGGTGACGGCGATGGTCGGGCTCGGGCTGTTCCAGAAACTCAGCCAGAATGCGACTGCCGCCGTACCGCCCGACCATGCCGACGGCAAGGACGGCCGGACGACGGCAGGGAGCCGGAGCCGCTCGCGGACGGTCGGGAACGAAGAGGCCGTGTCAGTCTGATCGCGGTCGTCTCAACGCACCACGTCGATCAGCATCAGGTCGGTATCCTCCGGCTTCGCGCCCGCCGCCGTCAGCATCGCATGGATTTGGCCGCGATGATGCGTCTGGTGGTTGAACATGTGGGTCACGAGGAGCCCGACCGGCTTGCGCATCTCGCGCTGTGTCGCGCCGGAAAACCAGGTCAGGTCGCCCGCCAGCCAGTCCTGGGAGAGGCCGGCCGCCCAGTCCGTGATCGTCCGGTCGAAGGCCTTCCGTTCGACGACGAGGTCGTCCCAGCTCGTGACCAGTCCGGCCGAGTCGTGGATACCGACACCAGGCTTCGGTGTGCCGGCAAACCGCGAGAGCCACATCTGGTCGGCCCAGAGCAGATGACAGAGGGTGCCATGGATCGACTTGAAGAACGCGCCGCAATCCCGCCGCCGCGCGGCGTCGTCGCGTGTTGCCGCGGCTGCGTAGAGGCTGTCGTTCTGCCAGGCGTTGTAATGCGCCATGGTGCGGACATAGGCCGTGTCGATCATGCCTGCTGCTCCTGGACAATCCGCAAGTTCGCTTGAAAACCCGCACGTGCGGGCCCCTCCCATCGCGCAAGGCGGACATGTGCGCCTCAAATGATGTTCGCTTCCAGCAGCGGCCGGCCTTCGACGATGCGCTCATGGCCGAGATCGGCAAGATCGAGCGTGCGATAGGCGCCATGCAGGATGTGCTCGGCGAGCCCGCGCCCGACCGCCGGCGCCTGCTGCAGGCCATGGCCGGAGAAGCCGTTGGCGAGATAGAGCCCCCCGAGCCCGACGGCCGGGCCGATGATGGCGTTATGGTCGAGCTCGTTCATGTCATAGGGGCCGGCCCAGGCGCGG contains:
- a CDS encoding LysE family translocator yields the protein MPDITQLAAFALICLGMVITPGPNMLYLISRSIAQGRVAGLISLGGVALGFVVYMLSAAFGITALLFAVPYAYDALRIGGALYLFWLAWQAVRPGGSSPFQVRNLPFDRPRKLFAMGFLTSMLNPKIAMLYLALLPQFIDPAAGGVLGQSLALGSVQIAISVTVNAMIACAAGAIAVFLRERPAWSLAQRWLMGTMLGGFAIKMATAAQR
- a CDS encoding GNAT family acetyltransferase; translated protein: MTLFSRILYTVIAFTLLAAAILLIGVAVWRTATGYWTGDNALETMLDGIGLIIIAVAVADVGKFLFEEEVVADRELRRPAEARGSLTKFMTIMIVALSLESLVLIAKTSRETMGNIIYPGLLMFLAVTAMVGLGLFQKLSQNATAAVPPDHADGKDGRTTAGSRSRSRTVGNEEAVSV
- a CDS encoding DinB family protein, whose product is MIDTAYVRTMAHYNAWQNDSLYAAAATRDDAARRRDCGAFFKSIHGTLCHLLWADQMWLSRFAGTPKPGVGIHDSAGLVTSWDDLVVERKAFDRTITDWAAGLSQDWLAGDLTWFSGATQREMRKPVGLLVTHMFNHQTHHRGQIHAMLTAAGAKPEDTDLMLIDVVR